Proteins from a genomic interval of Polyodon spathula isolate WHYD16114869_AA chromosome 1, ASM1765450v1, whole genome shotgun sequence:
- the LOC121320378 gene encoding deoxyuridine 5'-triphosphate nucleotidohydrolase, mitochondrial-like, translating into MTPHAHLPTRGSELAVRYDLYSAFAYEVPEGGRQKVLTDLQVRVPTGGYYARIVPRSGLASNHGIQIGAGVVDEDYTGIIWVILFNMGSEVFSIKEGDRIAQLICEKIGLPQVEEVDALDPTECGSGVNGSTGCGETGN; encoded by the coding sequence ATGACACCACATGCACACCTACCCACTAGGGGATCAGAGCTGGCTGTGCGATATGACTTATATAGTGCATTCGCATATGAAGTTCCAGAAGGTGGTAGGCAAAAGGTGTTAACTGATCTCCAGGTAAGGGTACCCACGGGTGGGTACTATGCACGCATAGTGCCACGGTCAGGATTAGCCTCCAATCATGGAATCCAGATAGGGGCAGGAGTGGTGGATGAAGATTACACTGGTATCATTTGGGTAATTCTTTTTAACATGGGGAGTGAGGTTTTCTCCATTAAAGAAGGGGATAGGATTGCACAGCTAATATGCGAAAAGATTGGTCTTCCACAGGTGGAGGAAGTTGACGCGTTGGATCCAACTGAGTGCGGAAGTGGAGTAAACGGGTCAACAGGCTGTGGGGAAACAGGTAATTAA